A single Xiphias gladius isolate SHS-SW01 ecotype Sanya breed wild chromosome 22, ASM1685928v1, whole genome shotgun sequence DNA region contains:
- the stx17 gene encoding syntaxin-17 has product MAEESNKLTLRRLEAPIHKFIKVALPTDLERLQKHHNNILKYQHSQQWERLHQEHINASRTVQQLRANIREMEKLCTRVRAEDTDALEALVKPVRDRASAAARDFLLLHSNPVPQPALPSPPLAAQPSSCVSNSCHADDDVGEEPTSGRQIQLLLPEIPADQSAAESWDNLEEDLKELSGLVTEFCLLVHSQQEKIDSIEDNVNTAAANVEEGTKSLGKAVGYKLAVLPFAGALLGGVLGGPLGLLAGFKAAGVAAALGGGALGYAGGNLVQKHRKSRVDLQMKQLTAPPPEPAAAPESSKDK; this is encoded by the exons ATGGCAGAGGAAAGCAACAAGTTGACACTGAGACGCCTGGAGGCACCGATCCACAAGTTCATTAAAGTGGCTCTTCCCACGGACCTGGAGAGACTGCAGAAACACCACAATAACATACTGAAG taCCAACACAGCCAGCAATGGGAGCGCCTTCATCAGGAGCATATCAATGCCAGCAGAACCGTTCAG cagctgagagCTAACATTAGAGAGATGGAGAAGCTGTGCACTCGGGTCCGTGCCGAAGACACTGACGCTTTGGAAGCACTTGTCAAGCCAGTCAGGGACAGAGCGTCAGCCGCCGCGCGAGACTTCTTGCTTTTGCACTCTAACCCTGTGCCTCAGCCCGCACTGCCGTCACCACCACTTGCCGCTCAGCCGTCCAGCTGTGTGTCCAACAGCTGCCATGCTGATGACGATGTGGGCGAGGAGCCGACATCTGGAAGGCAAATACAGCTCCTCCTTCCAGAAATCCCTGCAGATCAGAGTGCGGCTGAGTCCTGGGACAACCTGGAAGAG GATCTGAAGGAGCTGAGTGGTTTGGTGACGGAGTTCTGTCTGCTCGTCCAT TCCCAGCAGGAGAAGATTGACAGCATAGAGGACAACGTAAACACAGCCGCTGCCAACGTGGAGGAGGGGACCAAGAGCCtggggaag gcGGTGGGCTACAAGTTGGCGGTGCTGCCGTTTGCTGGGGCGCTGCTGGGCGGTGTATTAGGAGGTCCACTTGGCCTGCTGGCTGGGTTCAAAGCTGCAGGGGTGGCTGCTGCTCTCGGAGGGGGCGCCCTGGGGTATGCGGGGGGCAACCTGGTGCAGAAACACCGCAAATCTCGAGTGGATCTACAGATGAAACAACTGACAGCACCACCACCagaaccagcagcagcaccagagTCCAGCAAGGACAAGTGA